The following proteins are co-located in the Pomacea canaliculata isolate SZHN2017 linkage group LG10, ASM307304v1, whole genome shotgun sequence genome:
- the LOC112573203 gene encoding 40S ribosomal protein S20-like, protein MSAYPGKDQKAPAEDAPIHRIRITLTSRNVKSLEKVCADLIKGAKDKQLKVKGPVRMPTKVLRITTRKTPCGEGSKTWDRYQMRIHKRIIDLHSPSEIVKQITSISIEPGVEVEVTIADA, encoded by the exons tcagCCTATCCAGGTAAAGATCAGAAGGCTCCTGCAGAAGATGCTCCCATTCACCGCATCCGTATCACTTTGACAAGTCGCAACGTAAAAAGCTTAGAGAAAG TGTGTGCCGACCTGATCAAGGGTGCTAAAGATAAGCAGCTCAAGGTCAAAGGGCCTGTGAGAATGCCAACCAAAGTTCTTCGTATCACAACTAGGAAAACCCCATGCGGTGAAGGATCAAAAACTTGGGACCGTTACCAGATGCGTATCCACAAGCGCATCATTGATCTCCACAGTCCCTCGGAGATTGTGAAACAGATT ACGTCGATCAGCATCGAACCAGGTGTAGAGGTGGAGGTGACCATTGCAGATGCCTAA